In Maylandia zebra isolate NMK-2024a linkage group LG12, Mzebra_GT3a, whole genome shotgun sequence, a single genomic region encodes these proteins:
- the LOC101477260 gene encoding uncharacterized protein LOC101477260 isoform X5, whose translation MEEYLRRVQSRLGASEGPVHAVLGGPEPDVDTVAATLCLALHLSQRESSGGVCVPVLCGCRCDTVLPEETARYLKRVKLCESLLLWRDDVDLMRLHRAKRLSLTLLRNGLLDSSECRTLESSIQRVVYHDGQQDAGDDGALSAVTTVTKEILQEAAEHIRATLGEILGEALRLQTEAFWMKHGRHSAQLEELVKSLEQWGEVAVGEHNEVKLQDLMQQLTLEVKEFSDGEMTVVLTSMATDKEDWHDYLDVLKSFSHHHRFDGIVVLLSISDSVHHPRQQVAVYSNNTDILKQICSELEESSSWSLSGELEALESLQVYHIPLNTSASSGCPPLLAEEIQGILKDFVDRRSSVLACHPSSRTSSTDGVAGSVEFSQGSSGINDMDGSDIERAEGGNGDTVAIARVMGDGEEDAGGAGVNVGGELVSPDSGMTTIRSSRSSKESSIFLSDDSPVGEVIAGGGPAAGPGGLFLRNPSPLGLLSLSPPVPPERKKHRSSRHRSDNFDLFHFDPLHSSDQSTPVGGEVANSGETGYEDERRAGSSSLSELDELSFLDFSAPNSVGGLESGNCSIDRRGSSHGNEMIDTVVPPTPVNSLVGSRPPSSCGVRFFPEDVVERINCLQHKDSVSSSLSETWDELGFDTQGALSSSDNNMWNRPKDSESPPNILEEVGGKDLVGNMTEKESRQEILKSENSHHKGKSLEPQLSLITEQTECYENWKDEWKPITLDDLQLTPPEEDLTGRGKPAIIGAQERAALATKKTILNTLTPDTSKEEDEGVHRKKREQQMELLDFWTYSAQKGFLKSDSGTTTSYPESLDMWNMTIRDDSLSPLTTPENLSQNSGSFCGLNTNIKGGTSVENPLGYSDGGMEMWNTTIQEDSSSAMTTPEAPENGKDLSHMDSVDATDTVGTHANKKEEEDNLEEKSDPCEAFKQTPEVVKIVIEAAEGTMQSEETEGIDVQGAQSCKNSADDDDDTSTYEGTDVWQLPICGMVTSTSEYDNVGAGTWSLASSPDTSGCPVADMIQLEEQSSPFIAVSKPILTDQRVDITNKEQPDDQVFLFEAASEMGGRSREGSEETEWIEQPRDHSPFLLVNCSTGTRQISQYPEEAAEPQIQADQTLFPAYVTTNEGEHATESQVGATDGSRRHVDGKTTETVSLSSSPGGEKDLMENPDSGCTDSPDELGLEMEYIIVSGTVKEATRECLDRPKRSERQSKATKKSLETFSMLSYAASVLQRQAQAAKQNYNKETLPSKLHQVRGTDSAPNADQNQPVESTPYEATHDSATDCHVVPEIISPSQSKNDSEAFHQSDSRPTSSSQSEGNYDSESSIVPRSVSPSLRYPSDHFLKTREEVYVHSQISMEDSDEGGETPPAPSPCPASLGDFQVWGAQLRRKDTSQTTSEPQSPVLTNSSASHASSLIGTPVNETSVCIDKRLGLPFSGDLMEEENDVEEQDEETNTLENAVLPKWTSEVQREREERQEFASSDLLSFSDDLIGGSSFQQAGLQTHEPKRDGFPLSRVDYRDGRPIRTEDWDKWSIGQQPGDTGASQDNYLPDLRRHQDITSQVSSHPAQENATYQWSGQQNTTQGQTQYGYNYHHIDQRTENQCTYPAFVESKSSRQQDATDVYAEFTTDATATKYRYEQTENCFEAGDKSPNHLSDTHFRCQDTAESQYIVASTSLCTSDFQYSQYPANSQGQYESQSDHAHYQSEGKPFYQSDVHTETEDHARYVLEGYVHFPLSRHSQQEVGAAGMMMKMASNEDATDDKENKEDQPSSADISGGSNQRRKLAAPPMNVSLDHSEGSLLSEDTLDTEDDGLDTGDDLDVNLDELDTPDEADSLELNKHGDSEESVLGGGAASRDPGHRAAEENRLWRSVVIGEQEHRIDMKCIEPYKRVISHGGYYAEQKAIIVFAACFLPESNCDNYNYVMENLFLYVISTLELMVAEDYIIVYLNGATPRRRMPGFTWMKRCYQMIDRRLKKNLKMFIIVHPSWFIRTLLGITRPFISSKFSSKIKYVHSLQELGEIIPMEYVHIPHSIVRVNKGNSAV comes from the exons ATGGAAGAGTATTTGCGGAGGGTCCAGAGCAGACTCGGG GCATCAGAGGGTCCCGTCCATGCTGTTTTAGGTGGACCTGAGCCAGATGTTGACACTGTAGCAGCAACACTGTGCTTAGCTCTACACCTCAGCCAG AGAGAATCATCAGGTGGAGTGTGTGTGCCGGTGCTGTGTGGCTGCAGATGTGACACCGTGTTGCCCGAGGAGACGGCGAGGTATCTGAAGAGGGTGAAGCTTTGTGAGAGCTTGCTGCTTTGGAGAGACGATGTAGACCTCATGAGACTACATCGCGCCAAAAGGCTCTCGCTCACACTGCTGAGAAATGGACTGCTAGACAG CTCTGAGTGCCGCACTCTGGAGTCCAGCATCCAGCGAGTGGTCTATCATGACGGGCAGCAGGACGCGGGGGATGATGGGGCATTGTCCGCGGTGACGACAGTCACCAAAGAGATTCTTCAAgaggcagcagagcacatcaGAGCAACGCTGGGGGAGATTCTTGGAG AGGCCCTGCGACTCCAGACAGAAGCCTTTTGGATGAAACATGGCCGTCATTCAGCACAGCTGGAGGAGCTCGTGAAATCCTTGGAGCAATGGGGGGAAGTCGCTGTTGGTGAGCACAATGAAGTGAAGTTACAAG ACTTGATGCAGCAGCTGACTCTGGAGGTAAAGGAGTTTTCGGATGGAGAGATGACCGTAGTACTCACTTCGATGGCTACAGATAAGGAG gACTGGCATGATTATCTGGATGTGCTTAAATCGTTCAGTCACCACCATAGGTTCGATGGTATTGTGGTTCTCTTATCCATCAGTGATTCAGTTCACCATCCCCGCCAGCAGGTGGCTGTCTACTCAAACAACACAGATATCCTGAAACAG ATCTGCTCCGAGCTTGAAGAATCCTCCAGCTGGTCTCTTTCTGGTGAACTGGAGGCTCTGGAGAGTCTTCAGGTTTAtcatattccactgaacacctCTGCATCCTCTGGTTGTCCACCACTGCTCGCGGAGGAGATCCAGGGCATCCTTAAGGACTTTGTCGACCGGCGTAGTTCTGTTTTAGCCTGCCACCCCAGCAGTAGGACTTCTTCCACAGACGGAGTAGCAGGCAGTGTGGAGTTCTCCCAGGGATCGTCTGGCATCAATGACATGGATGGTTCTGATATAGAGAGAGCAGAAGGAGGCAATGGCGACACAGTGGCAATAGCAAG GGTAATGGGAGATGGTGAAGAGGACGCAGGAGGTGCAGGAGTCAATGTCGGTGGGGAGCTAGTGAGCCCTGACAGCGGAATGACCACCATTCGTAGCAGCCGCTCCTCCAAAGAGAGTTCGATTTTCCTTAGTGATGACAGTCCGGTGGGTGAGGTGATAGCTGGTGGTGGTCCAGCAGCAGGGCCAGGAGGACTCTTTCTGAGAAACCCCTCTCCTTTGGGGTTGTTATCTCTTTCCCCTCCTGTCCCACCAGAGAGGAAGAAACATCGCTCGAGCAGACACAGGAGCGATAACTTTGACCTGTTTCATTTTGACCCGCTGCATAGCAGTGACCAGTCTACGCCAGTAGGAGGAGAAGTGGCAAATTCTGGAGAAACAGGAtatgaagatgaaagaagagcaGGGAGCTCTAGTCTGTCAGAGCTCGATGAGCTAAGCTTTCTTGATTTCTCTGCTCCCAACTCAGTGGGAGGTCTGGAAAGTGGAAATTGTTCAATTGATCGCCGCGGTTCAAGCCATGGGAACGAGATGATTGACACCGTGGTCCCTCCAACCCCGGTCAACAGCCTGGTTGGTAGCCGCCCACCCAGCAGTTGTGGCGTCAGGTTCTTTCCAGAAGATGTTGTTGAAAGGATCAATTGCCTACAGCATAAAGACAGTGTGTCATCTTCTTTGTCGGAGACCTGGGATGAACTGGGCTTTGACACACAAGGAGCATTGTCCTCAAGTGATAATAACATGTGGAATAGACCCAAAGATTCTGAGAGCCCACCTAATATTTTAGAAGAAGTTGGAGGCAAAGACTTAGTGGGTAACATGACAGAAAAGGAAAGCAGACAAGAGATCTTAAAGTCAGAGAATTCCCACCACAAAGGGAAAAGTCTTGAACCTCAGCTTAGTTTGATCACAGAGCAGACTGAATGCTATGAAAACTGGAAGGATGAGTGGAAACCTATTACTTTGGATGATCTCCAACTGACGCCACCAGAGGAAGACTTAACTGGAAGAGGCAAACCTGCTATTATTGGAGCACAAGAAAGAGCAGCTTTGgccacaaagaaaacaatcctGAACACTTTAACACCGGACACATCTAAAGAAGAGGACGAGGGGgtccacagaaaaaaaagggagcAACAGATGGAGCTTTTAGACTTCTGGACGTACTCTGCACAGAAAGGATTTCTTAAATCTGATAGCGGGACCACCACGTCTTACCCCGAATCGCTGGATATGTGGAATATGACAATCCGGGATGACAGTTTATCACCTCTCACAACCCCTGAGAACTTATCTCAAAACTCTGGTTCTTTCTGTGGACTGAACACCAATATCAAGGGTGGAACATCTGTAGAAAATCCACTGGGATACTCAGATGGTGGAATGGAGATGTGGAACACCACCATACAGGAAGACAGCTCTTCCGCAATGACGACTCCAGAAGCACCTGAAAATGGAAAGGACCTTAGTCACATGGATTCAGTGGATGCCACTGACACTGTTGGGACACATGCCaacaaaaaggaagaagaagacaatTTAGAAGAGAAGAGTGATCCATGTGAAGCATTTAAGCAGACGCCTGAAGTTGTGAAAATAGTCATCGAGGCTGCAGAGGGCACAATGCAGAGTGAAGAAACAGAAGGCATCGATGTACAAGGTGCTCAGAGTTGCAAGAACTCTGCAGATGATGACGATGACACATCCACCTATGAGGGCACTGACGTGTGGCAGTTACCCATCTGTGGCATGGTGACCTCCACCTCTGAATATGACAACGTAGGAGCAGGTACATGGAGCCTGGCATCCTCCCCTGACACCTCTGGCTGCCCTGTAGCAGACATGATACAGCTTGAGGAGCAGTCTAGCCCTTTTATAGCTGTGAGCAAACCCATTCTGACAGATCAGAGAGTAGATATCACAAATAAAGAACAGCCAGACGACCAAGTGTTTCTGTTTGAGGCAGCCAGTGAGATGGGTGGCCGAAGCAGAGAAGGATCAGAGGAGACTGAGTGGATAGAGCAACCCAGAGATCATTCCCCATTTCTTCTGGTCAACTGCTCCACTGGCACTCGGCAAATTTCACAGTATCCAGAGGAAGCTGCTGAACCACAAATCCAGGCTGACCAAACATTATTCCCAGCCTATGTGACGACCAATGAAGGTGAGCATGCCACAGAAAGTCAGGTGGGAGCTACAGATGGGAGCAGAAGACATGTagatggaaaaacaacagaaactgtATCTCTGAGCTCCAGTCCTGGTGGAGAGAAggacctaatggaaaacccagACAGTGGTTGCACAGATAGTCCAGATGAACTTGGCCTAGAAATGGAATACATCATCGTATCTGGCACGGTAAAAGAAGCTACAAGAGAGTGCCTTGACAGACCTAAACGGAGTGAAAGGCAATCAAAGGCAACAAAAAAGTCCCTGGAGACATTTAGCATGCTGTCATATGCAGCCTCGGTACTGCAACGTCAGGCccaagctgcaaaacaaaattATAACAAAGAAACACTGCCAAGTAAGTTACACCAAGTCAGAGGAACTGACAGTGCTCCCAATGCAGACCAAAATCAACCTGTCGAATCAACTCCCTACGAAGCAACTCATGATAGTGCAACTGACTGTCACGTGGTTCCAGAAATTATCAGTCCCAGCCAATCGAAAAATGACTCGGAAGCTTTTCATCAGTCTGATTCAAGACCAACAAGCTCCAGTCAGTCAGAGGGAAATTATGACAGTGAGTCAAGCATTGTGCCCCGCAGTGTGTCTCCATCATTAAGATATCCATCAGATCACTTCTTGAAAACCAGAGAGGAGGTTTATGTCCACTCACAGATCTCAATGGAAGATTCAGACGAAGGCGGGGAGACGCCACCCGCTCCTTCTCCATGTCCTGCTTCCTTGGGTGACTTCCAAGTCTGGGGGGCTCAGTTAAGGAGAAAGGACACGTCCCAAACCACGTCGGAGCCACAATCCCCTGTGCTTACCAACAGTTCGGCCTCTCATGCCAGCTCTCTGATTGGCACCCCAGTAAATGAAACAAGTGTTTGCATTGACAAAAGACTAGGATTACCATTTTCTGGAGATTTAATGGAAGAGGAAAATGACGTTGAGGAGCAGGATGAGGAAACCAACACACTAGAGAATGCTGTCCTTCCAAAATGGACTTCAGAAGTGCAAAGAGAGAGGGAAGAAAGACAAGAGTTTGCATCTTCAGACCTGCTGAGCTTTAGTGATGACTTAATTGGAGGGTCTTCATTTCAGCAAGCAGGATTACAAACACATGAGCCAAAGAGAGATGGGTTTCCACTGAGCAGAGTGGATTACCGTGATGGACGACCTATAAGGACTGAAGATTGGGATAAATGGTCTATTGGACAACAGCCTGGAGACACTGGAGCTTCACAAGATAATTATTTACCTGATTTAAG AAGACACCAAGACATAACATCACAAGTGTCGTCCCACCCTGCTCAAGAAAATGCTACATACCAGTGGTCCGGACAACAGAACACAACTCAGGGTCAAACCCAGTATGGCTATAACTATCATCACATCGATCAAAGAACTGAAAACCAGTGCACCTATCCAGCCTTTGTAGAGAGCAAATCCAGCCGACAGCAGGATGCCACTGACGTCTATGCCGAGTTTACAACTGATGCCACGGCTACAAAATACAGATACGAGCAGACTGAGAACTGTTTTGAAGCTGGAGATAAATCTCCAAACCACTTGAGTGACACACACTTCAGGTGTCAGGACACAGCTGAAAGTCAGTATATAGTTGCCTCCACTTCTTTGTGCACTTCTGACTTCCAATACTCTCAATATCCAGCTAACAGCCAGGGTCAGTATGAGTCTCAGTCAGACCATGCTCATTATCAGTCTGAAGGGAAGCCTTTCTATCAATCAGATGTCCACACTGAGACAGAGGATCATGCACGGTATGTGCTGGAGGGATATGTTCATTTTCCCCTGTCAAG ACACTCCCAACAGGAAGTTGGTGCAGCtgggatgatgatgaagatggcATCCAATGAAGACGCTACAGATGacaaggaaaacaaagaag ACCAGCCCTCCTCAGCTGATATATCTGGCGGGTCCAATCAAAGAAGAAAGCTGGCAGCTCCACCAATGAACGTGTCCCTGGACCACAGTGAGGGGTCTCTTCTTTCAGAAGACACCCTGGATACAGAGGATGACGGCTTGGATACTGGGGATGACCTGGATGTCAACTTAGATGAGTTGGACACACCTGACGAGGCCGACTCACTGGAACTTAATAAACATG GGGACTCAGAGGAGTCCGTTTTGGGTGGCGGAGCGGCATCAAGAGATCCAGGCcacagagcagcagaggaaaacaGGCTGTGGAGGAGCGTGGTGATCGGAGAGCAGGAGCACCGCATTGATATGAAGTGCATTGAACCCTACAAAAGAGTCATTTCTCATGGAG GTTATTACGCTGAACAGAAAGCCATCATTGTGTTTGCTGCATGTTTCCTACCAGAGAGCAACTGTGACAATTACAATTATGTCATGGAAAACCTTTTTCT